The genomic segment CCGACCGGCTGACCGTGGCCCGAGCCGGCGTGGGGGCGTACGCCGATGGGGTCGAGCTGCGGGCGCCGGCCGGCGCGCCGCCGGTGGCGGCGCTGCGCGGCGTGCTGCCGACCCGGTTCCTGCCGCCGCCGGTCCGGGCCGCCGTGCAGGCCCGTGCCGCGCGCCTCGGCGAGGTGCTCGCCGGCCACCACTGCGCCGGCCGGGAGTACCCCGACATCGTCGCCGGGATCCAGCACTTCGCGCTCTTCTGGCGCACCCTGCCCTGGGACCACGCACCCGGCGCGCTGCTGGTGGGCGAGACCGGCGGGGTGGCCCGCCGGCTCGACGGCAGCCCGTACCAGCCGGCTGACGGGCGGGCCGGGCTGCTGGTCGCGGCCAATGAGGAGATCTGGCACACCGTACGCGAAACGCTTTTCTCCGGAGTGGACCCGACGGCTCCGCCCGACGGCGTGGTCGGGGGCGACGGGCCGGCC from the Solwaraspora sp. WMMD1047 genome contains:
- a CDS encoding inositol monophosphatase family protein; the protein is MIDEVGALMREAAARAILPAYRRLGADDVTEKAPGEVVTVADRQAERILTDGLTRLLPDSQVVGEEGVADDPATLARLDLPGPVWLVDPLDGTANFASGREPFAVMVALRRDGVTEASWILDPMADRLTVARAGVGAYADGVELRAPAGAPPVAALRGVLPTRFLPPPVRAAVQARAARLGEVLAGHHCAGREYPDIVAGIQHFALFWRTLPWDHAPGALLVGETGGVARRLDGSPYQPADGRAGLLVAANEEIWHTVRETLFSGVDPTAPPDGVVGGDGPAPDSVG